One Streptosporangium sp. NBC_01495 DNA window includes the following coding sequences:
- a CDS encoding tautomerase family protein, giving the protein MPNITVELLSGRTLDQRREFVAALTEAAVDILKARRESVRVVFTEIEKSDVANGGVLESDK; this is encoded by the coding sequence ATGCCGAACATCACCGTGGAACTCCTGTCCGGCAGGACCCTCGACCAGCGCCGCGAGTTCGTGGCCGCGCTGACCGAGGCGGCCGTGGACATCCTGAAGGCGCGCCGCGAGTCGGTGCGCGTCGTCTTCACCGAGATCGAGAAGTCGGACGTGGCCAACGGCGGCGTCCTGGAGTCCGACAAGTAG
- a CDS encoding IclR family transcriptional regulator, producing MVREGSSIDKALAVLEAIAEHHRVTDIAAATGVSKSTVHRILQSLVEWGFARADGRGGYEPGPRILTLAGRVMSRFDPARQASGALNALHERIGYTTHFAIRSGDEAVYVDKLEGRRPYQMPSRVGMSLRLHCTAIGKAVLAQLGADEVRAICARTGMPAPTPTTLATPEDLLADLALVRSRGYALDNEENLPGILCVGAPVFDHTGQVLGGISISALAMDMGREDLERFAPEVVSAARDVSAALGAPAPVLNG from the coding sequence GTGGTCAGGGAAGGCAGTTCCATCGACAAGGCGCTGGCGGTGCTGGAGGCGATCGCCGAGCACCACCGCGTGACCGACATAGCCGCCGCGACGGGCGTGTCCAAGTCGACCGTCCATCGCATCCTCCAGTCGCTCGTCGAGTGGGGGTTCGCGCGGGCCGACGGCCGCGGCGGCTACGAGCCGGGGCCGCGGATCCTCACGCTGGCCGGCCGGGTCATGAGCCGCTTCGACCCGGCCCGCCAGGCCTCCGGCGCGCTCAACGCGCTGCACGAGCGGATCGGCTACACCACGCACTTCGCGATCCGCAGCGGGGACGAGGCGGTCTACGTCGACAAGCTGGAGGGCCGGCGGCCGTACCAGATGCCCTCGCGCGTCGGCATGAGCCTGCGCCTGCACTGCACCGCGATCGGCAAGGCGGTCCTGGCCCAGCTCGGCGCCGACGAGGTTCGCGCCATCTGCGCCCGTACGGGCATGCCGGCCCCGACCCCCACCACGCTGGCGACGCCGGAGGACCTGCTGGCCGACCTGGCGTTGGTACGGTCCCGCGGCTACGCGCTCGACAACGAGGAGAACCTGCCCGGCATCCTCTGCGTCGGCGCCCCGGTCTTCGACCACACCGGCCAGGTGCTCGGCGGCATCTCCATCTCCGCCCTCGCGATGGACATGGGCCGCGAGGACCTGGAGCGGTTCGCGCCCGAGGTCGTATCCGCGGCCCGCGACGTCTCCGCCGCCCTCGGCGCCCCCGCCCCGGTGCTCAACGGCTGA
- a CDS encoding peroxiredoxin — MGVSLAVGDVIEDFELLDETGTPRRLSEFLAKGPVVLFFYPAAMTSGCTAESCHFRDLAADFAAEGATRIGISRDQVDRQARFAQANQLGYPLLSDPDGTVARRLGARRAVAVGPFLTRRMTFVIDVDHRLLEVIHSETSMEAHADRALEVLRSRPHP; from the coding sequence GTGGGCGTGAGCCTCGCGGTGGGAGATGTGATCGAGGACTTCGAGCTCCTCGACGAGACGGGCACGCCGAGGCGGCTCAGCGAGTTCCTGGCCAAGGGGCCGGTGGTGCTCTTCTTCTATCCGGCGGCCATGACCTCCGGATGCACGGCCGAGAGCTGCCACTTCCGCGACCTGGCGGCCGACTTCGCCGCCGAGGGGGCGACCAGGATCGGGATCAGCCGCGACCAGGTCGACCGGCAGGCGAGGTTCGCCCAGGCCAACCAGCTGGGTTATCCCCTGCTCTCCGACCCTGACGGCACCGTCGCCCGACGTCTCGGCGCCCGCCGCGCCGTCGCGGTGGGCCCCTTCCTCACCCGCCGGATGACCTTCGTCATCGACGTGGACCACCGCCTTCTGGAAGTGATCCACAGCGAGACCTCCATGGAGGCCCACGCCGACCGCGCCCTCGAAGTCCTCCGCTCCCGCCCCCACCCCTGA
- a CDS encoding YoaK family protein, translating into MTRPEGEDPSVPVGPPPAPASDPAPTPGPPPALAPAPASGAEPVPVRVPETGSVQRRSHVALVLLTLAAGAMDAIAFLGLGGVFTANMTGNLILFALAGREDWVLHALRSGLACAGFCAGLLIGFKMPGRHRGNAWWPLAVIRLLRAGLALQVAFLAGWAFSGGAPGPAVILALIGAGSCAMGMQAAAARRVNLAGITATFVTGTLTALFETSASGWSADNRRRAAIVVALVLGALCASLLLRFAPPWAGVVAPVFTLLALVVVRPYARGGRRGRPGRSDG; encoded by the coding sequence ATGACCCGCCCTGAGGGCGAAGACCCCTCGGTGCCCGTCGGCCCACCTCCCGCGCCCGCCTCCGATCCGGCTCCCACACCTGGTCCGCCCCCCGCGCTCGCTCCGGCTCCCGCCTCCGGTGCCGAGCCCGTTCCCGTGCGGGTCCCCGAGACGGGGTCCGTCCAGCGGCGAAGCCATGTCGCTCTCGTGCTGCTGACGCTGGCGGCGGGGGCGATGGACGCGATCGCCTTCCTCGGGCTCGGCGGTGTCTTCACCGCGAACATGACCGGAAACCTCATCCTCTTCGCCCTCGCCGGCCGCGAGGACTGGGTGCTCCACGCGCTGCGTTCCGGACTCGCCTGCGCGGGGTTCTGCGCGGGGCTTCTCATCGGCTTCAAGATGCCCGGGCGTCACCGAGGGAACGCGTGGTGGCCGTTGGCCGTCATCAGGCTCCTGCGGGCCGGCCTGGCCCTCCAGGTCGCCTTTCTCGCCGGCTGGGCGTTCAGCGGGGGCGCACCCGGCCCGGCCGTGATTCTCGCGCTGATCGGGGCGGGATCCTGCGCCATGGGCATGCAGGCCGCGGCGGCCCGTCGCGTCAACCTCGCCGGCATCACGGCGACGTTCGTCACGGGTACCCTCACCGCGCTGTTCGAGACCTCGGCGTCGGGCTGGTCCGCCGACAACCGGCGTCGTGCCGCCATCGTCGTCGCGCTCGTCCTCGGTGCCCTCTGCGCGTCCCTGCTCCTGCGCTTCGCGCCGCCCTGGGCCGGTGTGGTCGCCCCGGTCTTCACACTTCTCGCGCTCGTCGTCGTGCGCCCGTACGCTCGAGGGGGACGCCGAGGACGACCGGGCCGGAGTGACGGCTGA
- a CDS encoding DMT family transporter encodes MPNRIAADTAPPAEALPGVVPPREARHDRRPAGALPPGAPDGAWRGTLLAGLGVLAFSGSFPATVFAMEGFDPYLVAVGRAAVAAVAAAAFLLVARVPLLPPRSRLRSYGVIVAGVVFGFPLFSGLALHAGASTSHAAVVIGLLPAATAACAVLRAGEWPRALFWVSCGLGAVSITAFTLSMGGGHVTGADLLLVGALLSAAVGYTEGGRLARETPGWRVISHTLVLAAPLTVPITVALALTTDLRPTAASLAGFAYVGLVSMFLGFIPWYAGLAMGGIARAGQTQLAQPLLTLLWAWLLLGELFGAVTIAAALAVLACVALTQRARS; translated from the coding sequence GTGCCAAATCGGATAGCGGCGGATACGGCCCCGCCCGCGGAGGCACTGCCCGGTGTGGTGCCTCCGCGGGAGGCGCGTCACGATCGGCGGCCGGCCGGCGCGCTGCCGCCCGGGGCGCCGGACGGGGCCTGGCGGGGGACCCTGCTGGCCGGGCTCGGGGTGCTGGCGTTCTCGGGGTCGTTCCCGGCGACGGTCTTCGCGATGGAGGGCTTCGACCCCTACCTGGTGGCGGTTGGCCGGGCCGCCGTCGCGGCCGTCGCGGCCGCCGCCTTCCTCCTCGTGGCCAGGGTGCCGCTGCTGCCGCCCAGGTCCCGGCTCCGGTCGTACGGCGTCATCGTGGCAGGCGTGGTGTTCGGCTTCCCCCTCTTCAGCGGCCTGGCGCTCCACGCCGGGGCCTCCACCTCGCACGCCGCCGTGGTGATCGGGCTGCTGCCCGCGGCCACCGCGGCCTGCGCGGTGCTGCGGGCGGGGGAGTGGCCCAGGGCGCTGTTCTGGGTCTCCTGCGGCCTCGGCGCCGTGTCGATCACCGCCTTCACCCTCAGCATGGGCGGCGGCCACGTCACCGGGGCCGACCTGCTGCTCGTCGGCGCGCTGCTGTCGGCCGCCGTCGGCTACACCGAGGGCGGGCGCCTGGCCCGCGAGACCCCCGGCTGGCGGGTGATCTCCCACACCCTCGTCCTCGCCGCCCCGCTGACCGTGCCGATCACCGTCGCGCTCGCGCTCACCACCGACCTGCGGCCCACCGCCGCCTCGCTGGCCGGATTCGCGTACGTCGGCCTGGTCTCGATGTTCCTCGGCTTCATCCCCTGGTACGCGGGCCTGGCCATGGGCGGCATCGCCCGCGCCGGGCAGACCCAGCTCGCCCAGCCGCTGCTGACGCTGCTGTGGGCCTGGCTGCTGCTCGGCGAGCTCTTCGGCGCGGTCACGATCGCGGCGGCGCTGGCCGTCCTCGCGTGCGTCGCCCTGACACAGCGGGCCCGCTCCTGA
- a CDS encoding ribonuclease J, producing MSHPHPELGLPPALPDGALRIVALGGLGEIGRNMAVFEYEGRLLIVDCGVLFPEPDQPGIDLILPDFEYIRGRLDDIEAVVLTHAHEDHIGAVPYLLRERRDIPIVGSRLTLALIEAKLTEHRIQPNKREVVEGERHRFGPFECEFLAVNHSIPDALAVAIRTPAGIVLHTGDFRMDQLPSDGRLTDLGGFARLGAEGVDLLMSDSTNAEVPGFVTSEREIAPVIDEVIRTAEKRVIVASFASHIHRVQQVIDSAEKHGRKVALVGRSMVRNMGVARDLGYLRVSPGLIVDAKEIEGWPPEDVVLICTGSQGEPMAALSRMANRDHPIRIAEGDTVLLASSLVPGNETAVNNVINGLSRWGARVVHKGNAKVHVSGHAAAGELLYVLNLTRPSNFMPVHGEWRHLRAHAKLAALTGVPDDHIVIAEDGVVVDLIDGRAKIVGAVPAGYVYVDGTSVGDVTDFALKDRRILGEEGFISIVIVVDTATGKLAGGPEIHARGSGIDPAMFDDILPQVERALQENAADGVVDIQQVRRVVRRTVGRWVSDTYRRRPMIIPVVVEV from the coding sequence ATGAGTCACCCCCATCCCGAACTCGGGCTGCCGCCCGCGCTGCCCGACGGTGCCCTGCGCATCGTCGCGCTGGGCGGTCTCGGCGAGATCGGCCGCAACATGGCCGTGTTCGAGTACGAAGGCCGGTTGCTGATCGTCGACTGCGGGGTACTTTTCCCCGAGCCCGACCAGCCCGGCATCGACCTGATCCTGCCCGACTTCGAATACATCCGGGGCCGCCTGGACGACATCGAGGCCGTGGTCCTGACCCACGCGCACGAGGACCACATCGGTGCCGTGCCCTACCTGCTGCGCGAACGCCGCGACATCCCGATCGTGGGATCCAGGCTGACGCTGGCGCTGATCGAGGCCAAGCTCACCGAGCACCGCATCCAGCCGAACAAGCGTGAGGTCGTGGAGGGCGAGCGGCACAGGTTCGGGCCGTTCGAGTGCGAGTTCCTCGCCGTCAACCACTCCATCCCCGACGCGCTGGCCGTCGCGATCAGGACGCCCGCGGGCATCGTCCTGCACACCGGCGACTTCCGGATGGACCAGCTGCCCAGCGACGGGCGGCTGACCGACCTGGGCGGGTTCGCCAGGCTCGGCGCCGAGGGCGTCGACCTGCTGATGTCCGACTCGACCAACGCCGAGGTGCCGGGCTTCGTCACCAGCGAGCGGGAGATCGCGCCGGTCATCGACGAGGTCATCCGCACCGCGGAAAAGCGCGTGATCGTGGCGAGCTTCGCCTCCCACATCCACCGCGTCCAGCAGGTCATCGACTCGGCGGAGAAGCACGGCCGCAAGGTCGCGCTGGTCGGCCGTTCGATGGTGCGCAACATGGGCGTCGCCCGCGACCTGGGCTACCTGAGGGTCTCGCCCGGCCTGATCGTCGACGCCAAGGAGATCGAGGGCTGGCCGCCGGAGGACGTGGTGCTGATCTGCACCGGGTCCCAGGGCGAGCCGATGGCGGCGCTGTCGCGGATGGCCAACCGCGACCACCCGATCCGGATCGCCGAGGGCGACACGGTCCTGCTGGCCTCCTCACTGGTGCCGGGCAACGAGACCGCGGTCAACAACGTGATCAACGGGCTGTCGCGCTGGGGCGCCCGCGTGGTGCACAAGGGCAACGCGAAGGTGCACGTCTCCGGGCACGCCGCCGCGGGTGAGCTGCTGTACGTGCTCAACCTGACGCGGCCGTCCAACTTCATGCCGGTGCACGGCGAATGGCGCCACCTGCGGGCGCACGCCAAGCTCGCCGCGCTGACCGGGGTGCCCGACGACCACATCGTGATCGCCGAGGACGGCGTCGTGGTGGACCTGATCGACGGCCGGGCCAAGATCGTGGGCGCGGTTCCCGCCGGTTACGTCTACGTGGACGGCACCTCGGTGGGCGACGTCACCGACTTCGCGCTGAAGGACCGCCGCATCCTGGGCGAGGAGGGCTTCATCTCCATCGTCATCGTGGTCGACACCGCCACCGGCAAGCTCGCCGGGGGCCCGGAGATCCACGCCAGGGGATCCGGCATCGACCCGGCCATGTTCGACGACATCCTGCCGCAGGTCGAGAGGGCCCTTCAGGAGAACGCGGCCGACGGGGTGGTGGACATCCAGCAGGTCCGCCGCGTGGTCCGCAGGACCGTGGGGCGCTGGGTGAGCGACACCTACCGTCGCCGTCCGATGATCATCCCCGTGGTGGTCGAGGTCTGA
- the dapA gene encoding 4-hydroxy-tetrahydrodipicolinate synthase, protein MAAPTGTSDAPFGRMLTAMVTPFTSDGEVDYETAARLATYLVDEQRNDGLVVSGTTGESPTTTDDEKERLLRTVVEAVGDRAAVVAGAGTNDTRHSVELARAAERAGAHGLLLVTPYYSKPPQEGIYRHFTTVADATALPAMLYDIPGRSGVPIRSETLVRLARHERIVAVKDAKADLFEGSQIIASTGLAYYSGDDTLNLPWLSVGAVGCVSVIGHVVGAEIATMIEAHRSGNVEGALAIHRRLLPVVSAIMMQAGGAIMAKAALSLVGKPAGPMRPPLVEATREQLARLREDLIAGGVKLSDEVVT, encoded by the coding sequence ATGGCAGCGCCAACTGGAACCTCCGACGCCCCCTTCGGCCGCATGCTGACCGCGATGGTCACACCGTTCACGAGTGACGGAGAGGTCGACTACGAGACAGCGGCGCGACTCGCCACCTACCTGGTGGACGAGCAGCGTAACGACGGCCTCGTCGTGAGCGGCACGACGGGGGAGTCCCCGACGACCACCGACGACGAGAAGGAGCGCCTCCTGCGCACCGTCGTCGAGGCGGTCGGCGACCGCGCCGCGGTCGTCGCCGGAGCCGGGACCAACGACACCCGCCACAGTGTCGAGCTGGCCAGGGCCGCCGAGCGCGCCGGGGCCCACGGTCTCCTGCTGGTGACGCCGTACTACAGCAAGCCCCCCCAGGAGGGGATCTACCGCCACTTCACCACGGTGGCGGACGCGACGGCCCTGCCGGCCATGCTCTACGACATCCCCGGCCGAAGCGGCGTGCCGATCCGGAGTGAGACGCTGGTGCGGCTCGCCCGGCACGAGCGGATCGTCGCGGTGAAGGACGCCAAGGCCGACCTGTTCGAGGGGTCGCAGATCATCGCGTCCACCGGCCTGGCCTACTACTCGGGTGACGACACGCTCAACCTGCCGTGGCTGTCGGTGGGGGCCGTGGGGTGCGTCAGCGTGATCGGCCACGTCGTGGGCGCGGAGATCGCCACGATGATCGAGGCGCACCGCTCGGGGAACGTCGAGGGCGCGCTCGCCATCCACCGCAGGCTGCTGCCCGTGGTCTCCGCGATCATGATGCAGGCCGGTGGCGCGATCATGGCGAAGGCGGCGTTGTCCCTGGTCGGGAAGCCCGCGGGACCGATGCGGCCGCCCCTGGTGGAGGCGACCCGGGAGCAGCTCGCCAGGCTGCGCGAAGACTTGATCGCGGGCGGTGTGAAGCTGTCCGACGAAGTTGTGACATGA
- a CDS encoding GntR family transcriptional regulator — protein MASSDPVYLRVVADIRRQIVDGSLSPGAPIPSRAQLTRKYGVGETAARHALRVLAAEGLIVGRVGSGHYVREQPVLLPLHRWRFHDHHAPFGADIQSQGTRATWDWRAEPADATPDIAHRLRLDESAPVTRTHYVFRGDGKPIQLATSYEPAEFGETAEESPRGLIARLSAIGVKVTEIVEQVYTRVPQPAESDALALPGGVQVLHVERTHWAGDRPVETSDIVIPGDRFRLVYAHPLHP, from the coding sequence GTGGCAAGCTCCGATCCTGTCTACCTGCGCGTCGTCGCCGACATCCGGCGCCAGATCGTCGACGGCTCCCTCTCCCCCGGCGCCCCGATCCCCTCACGCGCCCAGCTGACCAGAAAGTACGGCGTGGGCGAGACCGCCGCCCGGCACGCGCTGCGCGTGCTCGCCGCCGAGGGCCTGATCGTCGGCCGCGTCGGCTCGGGCCACTACGTACGGGAGCAGCCGGTGCTGCTCCCCCTGCACCGATGGCGTTTCCACGACCACCACGCCCCGTTCGGCGCCGACATCCAGTCGCAGGGCACCCGGGCCACCTGGGACTGGCGGGCCGAGCCCGCCGACGCCACCCCCGACATCGCCCACCGCCTCCGGCTGGACGAGTCGGCCCCGGTCACCCGCACCCACTACGTCTTCCGCGGCGACGGCAAACCGATCCAGCTCGCCACCTCCTACGAGCCCGCCGAGTTCGGCGAGACCGCCGAGGAGAGCCCCCGGGGTCTGATCGCCCGCCTGTCGGCCATCGGCGTCAAGGTCACCGAGATCGTCGAGCAGGTCTACACCCGCGTCCCGCAACCGGCCGAGAGCGACGCCCTCGCCCTGCCCGGGGGTGTCCAGGTCCTGCACGTCGAGCGCACCCACTGGGCCGGAGACCGCCCGGTGGAGACCAGCGACATCGTCATCCCCGGCGACCGCTTCCGCCTCGTCTACGCCCACCCCCTGCACCCCTGA
- the kduI gene encoding 5-dehydro-4-deoxy-D-glucuronate isomerase: MEVRHATAPDQLTGATTDWLRRRFLVEQLFVPGEVRLLYSHEDRIVVGGALPDDGPLRLHCPDPLRSEYFLERRELGVVNIGEPGTVTVDGTAYRLAPKECLYVGRGAREVVFEGGAFYLVSTPAHAALPTTAATLEDAEPVRLGGRDGSNDRTIYKYIHAKGVQSCQLVLGVTVLEPGSMWNTMPCHTHERRTEVYLYFDLPPGERVIHLMGRPDETRNLVVADRQAVVSPPWSVHCGFGTRNYSFVWAMGGENQAFEDMEQVEIGELR, translated from the coding sequence ATGGAGGTACGGCACGCCACGGCACCCGACCAGCTCACCGGGGCGACCACCGACTGGCTGCGCCGCCGGTTCCTGGTGGAGCAGCTCTTCGTGCCCGGAGAGGTCCGCCTGCTCTACTCCCACGAGGACCGCATCGTGGTCGGCGGGGCCCTGCCGGACGACGGGCCACTGAGACTGCACTGTCCCGACCCGCTCAGGTCGGAGTACTTCCTGGAGCGCCGCGAGCTCGGCGTGGTCAACATCGGCGAGCCCGGCACGGTGACCGTCGACGGCACCGCGTACCGCCTGGCCCCCAAGGAGTGCCTCTACGTCGGACGAGGGGCCCGCGAGGTGGTCTTCGAGGGGGGCGCGTTCTACCTGGTCTCCACTCCCGCGCACGCCGCCCTGCCGACGACCGCCGCGACCCTGGAGGACGCCGAGCCCGTGCGGCTGGGCGGCCGGGACGGTTCCAACGACCGGACGATCTACAAGTACATCCACGCCAAGGGCGTCCAGAGCTGCCAGCTCGTGCTCGGCGTGACCGTGCTGGAGCCCGGCAGCATGTGGAACACCATGCCCTGTCACACCCACGAGCGCAGGACCGAGGTCTACCTCTACTTCGACCTGCCGCCCGGCGAACGGGTGATCCACCTGATGGGACGGCCAGACGAGACGCGCAACCTCGTCGTCGCCGACCGGCAGGCGGTCGTCTCCCCGCCCTGGTCGGTGCACTGCGGCTTCGGCACCAGGAATTACTCCTTCGTCTGGGCCATGGGCGGGGAGAACCAGGCCTTCGAGGACATGGAGCAGGTCGAGATCGGCGAGCTGCGCTGA
- a CDS encoding SigE family RNA polymerase sigma factor has translation MHPNQQREFAEFVVSRSDSLIRLAYVLTNDQHAAEDLLQTALMKTTGHWRRIRGNPEAYVRRVMYHEQVGRWRSPRWGRERVVRTPPDQAVGDRVGEIENRLTLQQALRALPVRKRAVLVLRYYEDLSESEVAKIMGCSVGTVRSQTHQAIVRLRELVGETVTLEA, from the coding sequence TTGCATCCCAATCAACAACGCGAATTCGCTGAATTCGTGGTCAGCCGATCGGACAGCCTGATCAGGCTCGCCTACGTCCTGACCAACGACCAGCACGCCGCGGAGGACCTGCTACAGACAGCGCTGATGAAGACCACCGGCCACTGGCGGAGAATTCGCGGCAATCCCGAGGCCTACGTGCGGCGGGTGATGTACCACGAGCAGGTCGGCCGCTGGCGAAGTCCCCGCTGGGGCCGCGAACGAGTGGTTCGGACGCCCCCCGACCAGGCGGTCGGCGACCGCGTCGGCGAGATCGAGAACCGTCTCACCCTGCAACAGGCACTGCGTGCCCTGCCGGTGCGCAAACGCGCGGTGCTGGTGCTGCGCTACTACGAGGACCTCTCCGAATCGGAGGTCGCGAAGATCATGGGCTGCTCGGTGGGAACCGTCCGCAGCCAGACCCATCAGGCGATCGTCCGGCTCCGCGAGCTGGTCGGCGAAACCGTCACCCTGGAGGCCTGA
- a CDS encoding SDR family oxidoreductase, giving the protein MFSLEGRTALVTGARTGIGRALAVGLAAAGADIVLHGRDDDLDDVEAEVRRTGRRATRWILDLSDPRDVPEAAGRLGPVDVLVNNAGIIRRAPAAEHPHESFREVLDVNLDAVFLLSQVLGTRMLARGSGKIIMIASMLSFQGGVNVVGYTAAKHGVAGLTRALACEWAGSGVQVNAIAPGYIRTGNTERLWDDPEREAEIRGRIPAGRWGTPEDLVGAAVFLASGASDYVNGHLLAVDGGWLAR; this is encoded by the coding sequence ATGTTCTCGCTGGAGGGCAGGACCGCGCTCGTCACCGGCGCGCGGACCGGGATCGGCCGGGCCCTGGCCGTGGGCCTGGCGGCGGCGGGGGCCGACATCGTGCTGCACGGCCGCGACGACGACCTGGACGACGTCGAGGCCGAGGTCCGCAGGACCGGCAGGCGGGCCACCCGCTGGATCCTGGACCTGTCGGACCCCCGGGACGTCCCCGAGGCGGCCGGGCGCCTGGGGCCGGTCGACGTGCTGGTCAACAACGCCGGGATCATCCGCAGGGCCCCGGCCGCCGAGCACCCCCACGAGTCCTTCCGCGAGGTGCTCGACGTCAACCTGGACGCGGTCTTCCTACTCAGCCAGGTTCTCGGGACGCGGATGCTCGCCCGGGGCTCCGGGAAGATCATCATGATCGCCTCCATGCTGTCCTTCCAGGGGGGCGTCAACGTCGTCGGCTACACCGCGGCCAAGCACGGCGTCGCCGGGCTCACGCGGGCGCTGGCCTGCGAGTGGGCGGGCTCGGGGGTGCAGGTCAACGCGATCGCCCCCGGCTACATCAGGACCGGCAACACCGAGCGGCTCTGGGACGACCCCGAGCGGGAGGCCGAGATCAGGGGCCGCATCCCCGCCGGGCGCTGGGGCACCCCCGAGGACCTCGTGGGCGCCGCCGTCTTCCTGGCGTCCGGCGCCTCCGACTACGTCAACGGGCACCTGCTGGCGGTCGACGGAGGCTGGTTGGCGCGCTGA
- a CDS encoding glycerophosphodiester phosphodiesterase family protein, whose protein sequence is MRRWRAATVIATIGVAVGALSGTATADGDGDRDRHHRRTFDLQAHRGGLGLVVESTLASFANGLEVGVSTLELDVQITEDGRAVVTHDRQINGRKCRDTAPAFDGDPEFPYVGKFVNTLTLAQVRTMDCGSQTLAEFPGQRPVPGARMPLLSEVFDLVKRYRAHDVTLNVETKVEAGAPHQTAPREQFVQVTAAEIRKAGMRRQVTVQSFDWGALMRMRQVDRRLPLVALTNRDFLQTGQPGASPWLGGIDIDDFGGDPLKAIKSFGATAFSPVHGTPQNGKVTDPGYQPYVTREMVDQAHRLGIKVIPWTVDDEPTLNKLIDDGVDGIITDYPDRLRKVMSDRGFKLPRPYFPR, encoded by the coding sequence ATGCGTAGATGGCGTGCGGCCACAGTGATCGCAACGATCGGTGTCGCGGTGGGGGCGCTGTCCGGGACGGCGACCGCCGACGGAGACGGCGATCGCGACAGGCACCACCGTCGCACCTTCGACCTGCAGGCCCACCGGGGTGGGCTGGGGTTGGTCGTGGAGAGCACTCTCGCCTCGTTCGCCAACGGGCTGGAGGTCGGGGTCAGCACGCTCGAACTCGACGTGCAGATCACCGAGGACGGCAGGGCGGTCGTGACCCATGACCGGCAGATCAACGGCAGGAAGTGCCGGGACACCGCCCCCGCGTTCGACGGCGACCCCGAGTTCCCCTATGTCGGCAAGTTCGTCAACACGCTGACCCTGGCGCAGGTCAGGACCATGGACTGCGGCAGCCAGACGCTGGCGGAGTTCCCCGGCCAGCGACCGGTCCCCGGAGCTCGGATGCCCCTGCTGAGCGAGGTGTTCGACCTGGTCAAGCGTTACCGCGCGCACGACGTCACGCTCAACGTCGAGACCAAGGTCGAGGCCGGGGCGCCGCATCAGACGGCCCCCAGGGAGCAGTTCGTCCAGGTCACCGCGGCCGAGATCCGCAAAGCCGGGATGCGGCGCCAGGTCACCGTCCAGAGCTTCGACTGGGGCGCCCTGATGCGGATGCGCCAGGTCGACCGGAGGCTGCCTCTCGTGGCCCTGACCAACCGGGACTTCCTCCAGACCGGACAGCCCGGCGCGTCCCCCTGGCTCGGCGGGATCGACATCGACGACTTCGGCGGCGACCCGCTCAAGGCGATCAAGTCCTTCGGCGCGACCGCCTTCTCCCCCGTGCACGGCACGCCGCAGAACGGGAAGGTCACCGACCCCGGCTACCAGCCCTACGTCACCAGGGAGATGGTCGACCAGGCGCACCGCCTCGGCATCAAGGTGATCCCGTGGACCGTCGACGACGAGCCGACGCTGAACAAGCTCATCGACGACGGCGTCGACGGCATCATCACCGACTACCCCGACCGCCTGCGGAAGGTGATGTCCGACCGCGGGTTCAAGCTTCCCCGGCCGTACTTCCCCAGGTAG